A genomic region of Rhipicephalus sanguineus isolate Rsan-2018 chromosome 1, BIME_Rsan_1.4, whole genome shotgun sequence contains the following coding sequences:
- the LOC119397988 gene encoding uncharacterized protein LOC119397988 produces MEGTMPNTSEPKARHAAARADSGRSLSCFSVDENVQDLLWDEDVQMEELLDFSFDHIDKLAERRGKTITITEKWRLWDYVQRMKREQPYWITKESVPWDELEAKYALHSRSLSSDSLRGDLQFSRSGPSTPTPLMHSLRKPLDRKGSAASRGGAATEASLSMKCIGTSNCGTHLQADNIRRFFHCAINATFRQQYL; encoded by the exons ATGGAAGGAACGATGCCTAACACATCGGAACCTAAGGCTCGTCATGCAGCTGCCCGTGCAGATTCGGGGAGGTCTCTTTCGTGCTTCAGCGTCGACGAGAATGTTCAGGATTTGCTTTGGG ACGAGGACGTCCAAATGGAGGAGCTCCTCGACTTCTCATTCGACCACATCGACAAGCTGGCAGAACGCCGGGGCAAGACAATCACGATCACCGAGAAGTGGCGCCTCTGGGATTACGTGCAGCGGATGAAG CGCGAGCAGCCCTACTGGATAACCAAGGAGTCGGTGCCCTGGGATGAGCTCGAGGCCAAATACGCGCTCCACAGCCGCTCTCTGTCGTCCGACTCCTTGCGTGGTGACCTGCAGTTCTCGAGGAGTGGGCCGTCTACGCCCACGCCACTGATGCATTCGCTGAGGAAACCACTGGACAGGAAGGGGTCGGCAGCTTCTCGTGGTGGTGCCGCCACTGAGGCGAGTCTTAGCATGAAATGCATCGGAACTTCCAATTGCGGCACACACTTGCAGGCGGATAATATTCGTCGCTTCTTTCACTGTGCAATTAATGCGACTTTTCGTCAGCAATATTTATAG
- the LOC125758803 gene encoding uncharacterized protein LOC125758803, protein MLTLLRLNFSQPPDELKCEPDERFTLSEQWDAGSPHRDHVVSTTCPKKKQGWQRLLGKVFHPKHKSSTKDHSITDFESTFAAVSNSSSPCSRYEVPPSPPTIFEKQRPAGFLRRSLRRVTMAARKHD, encoded by the exons atgttaactctatTGCGCCTGAATTTTTCGCAGCCTCCGGACGAGCTCAAGTGTGAGCCGGACGAACGCTTTACGCTCTCTGAGCAGTGGGACGCAGGGTCTCCACACAGAGACCATGTGGTGTCGACAACGTGTCCCAAGAAAAAACAAGGTTGGCAGCGACTCCTGGGAAAGGTTTTTCACCCAAAACACAAGAGCTCTACGAAAGACCACAGCATAACCGATTTCGAGTCCACCTTCGCAGCTGTCTCCAACAGCTCCAGCCCTTGCTCG CGTTACGAAGTACCTCCGTCGCCACCGACCATATTCGAGAAGCAACGCCCGGCAGGCTTTCTCCGAAGGTCACTGCGAAGAGTGACCATGGCGGCGCGCAAGCACGACTGA